Proteins from a genomic interval of Zingiber officinale cultivar Zhangliang chromosome 2A, Zo_v1.1, whole genome shotgun sequence:
- the LOC122042451 gene encoding uncharacterized protein LOC122042451 isoform X6, with protein sequence MMFLGFYSIGSQLTDKVKFIWINLEDEAEVSIGIICLPILMKITNSHDFLPLHKLSLLNARKETAITNAWYEVLSVLHLMAMLSLFQANLLLLPKMSHEGYQLKIPEERRKTSIDILLKAAGYLDSAIRHALPQIPPEYRKELPVDLEERVLRALCLQALGQCVDIQLGMAIDSTKATLAVKRRLACEMMSYWHQAHGNIGMLCFDNGWGKKHQLFVKWKYAEAKAAAYYYHGLILDEGNTEKSHGMAAAALQTAEEVLTESKKSCEDFHVMPPTSRNPPLWGSMKYLSEKIPKDASNKIRINRDLYSEERNLKSAPSLPDFALALVPDDYQLPPLDPLWSQEDYHDRKLVKEKHED encoded by the exons ATGATG TTTCTTGGATTTTATTCGATAGGTAGCCAATTGACAGATAAGGTAAAGTTTATATGGATTAACCTTGAGGATGAAGCAGAGGTTAGTATCGGAATCATTTGTCTTCCTATTCTCATGAAAATAACAAACTCGCATGATTTTTTGCCTTTACACAAGTTGAGTCTCTTGAATGCAAGGAAGGAAACTGCCATTACAAATGCTTGGTATGAGGTGTTGTCTGTGCTACACTTGATGGCTATGTTGTCGTTGTTTCAAGCCAATTTGTTACTTCTTCCTAAGATGTCACATGAGGGCTACCAACTCAAGATACCTGAAG AGCGCAGAAAGACCTCAATAGATATTTTGTTGAAAGCAGCAGGGTATTTGGACAGTGCTATTAGACATGCTCTTCCTCAAATACCTCCTGAATACAG GAAGGAACTTCCAGTAGATCTAGAAGAACGAGTTCTTCGAGCTCTATGTTTACAGGCTTTGGGCCAG TGTGTTGATATTCAACTCGGAATGGCAATAGACAGTACCAAGGCAACACTTGCTGTGAAACGGCGATTAGCATGTGAAATGATGAGCTATTGGCACCAG GCCCATGGCAACATAGGGATGCTTTGTTTCGACAACGGTTGGGGTAAAAAGCACCAACTGTTTGTTAAGTGGAAATATGCTGAAGCAAAG GCTGCTGCATACTACTACCATGGACTGATACTCGATGAAGGCAACACAGAGAAATCACATGGAATGGCTGCAGCTGCTTTGCAAACGGCAGAAGAAGTTCTGACTGAAAGCAAGAAGTCCTGTGAAGACTTCCATGTTATGCCTCCCACATCAAG GAATCCACCCCTTTGGGGATCTATGAAATATCTGTCTGAGAAGATTCCCAAGGATGCATCTAACAAGATAAGGATCAACAGGGATCTTTATAGCGAAGAAAG GAATCTGAAGTCAGCACCTTCGCTGCCGGATTTTGCTTTAGCACTAGTGCCCGACGACTACCAACTCCCTCCATTGGATCCCTTGTGGAGCCAAGAAGATTACCACGACCGGAAACTTGTAAAGGAAAAGCATGAAGATTGA
- the LOC122042451 gene encoding uncharacterized protein LOC122042451 isoform X5 — MPCALCSSFWNSLRIRVSNMGCVLSSPRDASPLRAGSIGEVAVFVPGFRIPKTVDLTQQLGDFLSKSLLDRFSALRTRIVSMASIEAKQFAKPMRRRTTTRHGSALSELLRAVEDYLPILLGLVNDGSQLTDKVKFIWINLEDEAEVSIGIICLPILMKITNSHDFLPLHKLSLLNARKETAITNAWYEVLSVLHLMAMLSLFQANLLLLPKMSHEGYQLKIPEERRKTSIDILLKAAGYLDSAIRHALPQIPPEYRKELPVDLEERVLRALCLQALGQCVDIQLGMAIDSTKATLAVKRRLACEMMSYWHQAHGNIGMLCFDNGWGKKHQLFVKWKYAEAKAAAYYYHGLILDEGNTEKSHGMAAAALQTAEEVLTESKKSCEDFHVMPPTSRNPPLWGSMKYLSEKIPKDASNKIRINRDLYSEESVGI; from the exons ATGCCATGTGCTCTGTGTTCATCTTTCTGGAATTCTTTGAG aattagGGTTTCCAATATGGGTTGTGTTCTATCTAGTCCTAGAGATGCTAGTCCATTAAGAGCCGGGAGTATTGGGGAGGTAGCTGTTTTTGTACCTGGATTCCGTATCCCCAAAACTGTGGATTTAACTCAGCAATTAGGTGACTTTTTGTCGAAAAGTCTTCTGGATCGCTTCTCAGCCCTAAGAACTAGAATTGTCTCCATGGCTTCTATCGAGGCTAAGCAATTCGCAAAGCCAATGCGAAGAAGAACCACTACAAGACATG GTTCTGCTTTAAGCGAACTTCTGCGTGCGGTTGAAGATTACTTGCCTATTCTTTTAGGCCTAGTGAATGATG GTAGCCAATTGACAGATAAGGTAAAGTTTATATGGATTAACCTTGAGGATGAAGCAGAGGTTAGTATCGGAATCATTTGTCTTCCTATTCTCATGAAAATAACAAACTCGCATGATTTTTTGCCTTTACACAAGTTGAGTCTCTTGAATGCAAGGAAGGAAACTGCCATTACAAATGCTTGGTATGAGGTGTTGTCTGTGCTACACTTGATGGCTATGTTGTCGTTGTTTCAAGCCAATTTGTTACTTCTTCCTAAGATGTCACATGAGGGCTACCAACTCAAGATACCTGAAG AGCGCAGAAAGACCTCAATAGATATTTTGTTGAAAGCAGCAGGGTATTTGGACAGTGCTATTAGACATGCTCTTCCTCAAATACCTCCTGAATACAG GAAGGAACTTCCAGTAGATCTAGAAGAACGAGTTCTTCGAGCTCTATGTTTACAGGCTTTGGGCCAG TGTGTTGATATTCAACTCGGAATGGCAATAGACAGTACCAAGGCAACACTTGCTGTGAAACGGCGATTAGCATGTGAAATGATGAGCTATTGGCACCAG GCCCATGGCAACATAGGGATGCTTTGTTTCGACAACGGTTGGGGTAAAAAGCACCAACTGTTTGTTAAGTGGAAATATGCTGAAGCAAAG GCTGCTGCATACTACTACCATGGACTGATACTCGATGAAGGCAACACAGAGAAATCACATGGAATGGCTGCAGCTGCTTTGCAAACGGCAGAAGAAGTTCTGACTGAAAGCAAGAAGTCCTGTGAAGACTTCCATGTTATGCCTCCCACATCAAG GAATCCACCCCTTTGGGGATCTATGAAATATCTGTCTGAGAAGATTCCCAAGGATGCATCTAACAAGATAAGGATCAACAGGGATCTTTATAGCGAAGAAAG TGTAGGAATCTGA
- the LOC122042451 gene encoding uncharacterized protein LOC122042451 isoform X1: MPCALCSSFWNSLRIRVSNMGCVLSSPRDASPLRAGSIGEVAVFVPGFRIPKTVDLTQQLGDFLSKSLLDRFSALRTRIVSMASIEAKQFAKPMRRRTTTRHGSALSELLRAVEDYLPILLGLVNDGSQLTDKVKFIWINLEDEAEVSIGIICLPILMKITNSHDFLPLHKLSLLNARKETAITNAWYEVLSVLHLMAMLSLFQANLLLLPKMSHEGYQLKIPEERRKTSIDILLKAAGYLDSAIRHALPQIPPEYRKELPVDLEERVLRALCLQALGQCVDIQLGMAIDSTKATLAVKRRLACEMMSYWHQAHGNIGMLCFDNGWGKKHQLFVKWKYAEAKAAAYYYHGLILDEGNTEKSHGMAAAALQTAEEVLTESKKSCEDFHVMPPTSRNPPLWGSMKYLSEKIPKDASNKIRINRDLYSEERNLKSAPSLPDFALALVPDDYQLPPLDPLWSQEDYHDRKLVKEKHED, encoded by the exons ATGCCATGTGCTCTGTGTTCATCTTTCTGGAATTCTTTGAG aattagGGTTTCCAATATGGGTTGTGTTCTATCTAGTCCTAGAGATGCTAGTCCATTAAGAGCCGGGAGTATTGGGGAGGTAGCTGTTTTTGTACCTGGATTCCGTATCCCCAAAACTGTGGATTTAACTCAGCAATTAGGTGACTTTTTGTCGAAAAGTCTTCTGGATCGCTTCTCAGCCCTAAGAACTAGAATTGTCTCCATGGCTTCTATCGAGGCTAAGCAATTCGCAAAGCCAATGCGAAGAAGAACCACTACAAGACATG GTTCTGCTTTAAGCGAACTTCTGCGTGCGGTTGAAGATTACTTGCCTATTCTTTTAGGCCTAGTGAATGATG GTAGCCAATTGACAGATAAGGTAAAGTTTATATGGATTAACCTTGAGGATGAAGCAGAGGTTAGTATCGGAATCATTTGTCTTCCTATTCTCATGAAAATAACAAACTCGCATGATTTTTTGCCTTTACACAAGTTGAGTCTCTTGAATGCAAGGAAGGAAACTGCCATTACAAATGCTTGGTATGAGGTGTTGTCTGTGCTACACTTGATGGCTATGTTGTCGTTGTTTCAAGCCAATTTGTTACTTCTTCCTAAGATGTCACATGAGGGCTACCAACTCAAGATACCTGAAG AGCGCAGAAAGACCTCAATAGATATTTTGTTGAAAGCAGCAGGGTATTTGGACAGTGCTATTAGACATGCTCTTCCTCAAATACCTCCTGAATACAG GAAGGAACTTCCAGTAGATCTAGAAGAACGAGTTCTTCGAGCTCTATGTTTACAGGCTTTGGGCCAG TGTGTTGATATTCAACTCGGAATGGCAATAGACAGTACCAAGGCAACACTTGCTGTGAAACGGCGATTAGCATGTGAAATGATGAGCTATTGGCACCAG GCCCATGGCAACATAGGGATGCTTTGTTTCGACAACGGTTGGGGTAAAAAGCACCAACTGTTTGTTAAGTGGAAATATGCTGAAGCAAAG GCTGCTGCATACTACTACCATGGACTGATACTCGATGAAGGCAACACAGAGAAATCACATGGAATGGCTGCAGCTGCTTTGCAAACGGCAGAAGAAGTTCTGACTGAAAGCAAGAAGTCCTGTGAAGACTTCCATGTTATGCCTCCCACATCAAG GAATCCACCCCTTTGGGGATCTATGAAATATCTGTCTGAGAAGATTCCCAAGGATGCATCTAACAAGATAAGGATCAACAGGGATCTTTATAGCGAAGAAAG GAATCTGAAGTCAGCACCTTCGCTGCCGGATTTTGCTTTAGCACTAGTGCCCGACGACTACCAACTCCCTCCATTGGATCCCTTGTGGAGCCAAGAAGATTACCACGACCGGAAACTTGTAAAGGAAAAGCATGAAGATTGA
- the LOC122042451 gene encoding uncharacterized protein LOC122042451 isoform X3, with amino-acid sequence MGCVLSSPRDASPLRAGSIGEVAVFVPGFRIPKTVDLTQQLGDFLSKSLLDRFSALRTRIVSMASIEAKQFAKPMRRRTTTRHGSALSELLRAVEDYLPILLGLVNDGSQLTDKVKFIWINLEDEAEVSIGIICLPILMKITNSHDFLPLHKLSLLNARKETAITNAWYEVLSVLHLMAMLSLFQANLLLLPKMSHEGYQLKIPEERRKTSIDILLKAAGYLDSAIRHALPQIPPEYRKELPVDLEERVLRALCLQALGQCVDIQLGMAIDSTKATLAVKRRLACEMMSYWHQAHGNIGMLCFDNGWGKKHQLFVKWKYAEAKAAAYYYHGLILDEGNTEKSHGMAAAALQTAEEVLTESKKSCEDFHVMPPTSRNPPLWGSMKYLSEKIPKDASNKIRINRDLYSEERNLKSAPSLPDFALALVPDDYQLPPLDPLWSQEDYHDRKLVKEKHED; translated from the exons ATGGGTTGTGTTCTATCTAGTCCTAGAGATGCTAGTCCATTAAGAGCCGGGAGTATTGGGGAGGTAGCTGTTTTTGTACCTGGATTCCGTATCCCCAAAACTGTGGATTTAACTCAGCAATTAGGTGACTTTTTGTCGAAAAGTCTTCTGGATCGCTTCTCAGCCCTAAGAACTAGAATTGTCTCCATGGCTTCTATCGAGGCTAAGCAATTCGCAAAGCCAATGCGAAGAAGAACCACTACAAGACATG GTTCTGCTTTAAGCGAACTTCTGCGTGCGGTTGAAGATTACTTGCCTATTCTTTTAGGCCTAGTGAATGATG GTAGCCAATTGACAGATAAGGTAAAGTTTATATGGATTAACCTTGAGGATGAAGCAGAGGTTAGTATCGGAATCATTTGTCTTCCTATTCTCATGAAAATAACAAACTCGCATGATTTTTTGCCTTTACACAAGTTGAGTCTCTTGAATGCAAGGAAGGAAACTGCCATTACAAATGCTTGGTATGAGGTGTTGTCTGTGCTACACTTGATGGCTATGTTGTCGTTGTTTCAAGCCAATTTGTTACTTCTTCCTAAGATGTCACATGAGGGCTACCAACTCAAGATACCTGAAG AGCGCAGAAAGACCTCAATAGATATTTTGTTGAAAGCAGCAGGGTATTTGGACAGTGCTATTAGACATGCTCTTCCTCAAATACCTCCTGAATACAG GAAGGAACTTCCAGTAGATCTAGAAGAACGAGTTCTTCGAGCTCTATGTTTACAGGCTTTGGGCCAG TGTGTTGATATTCAACTCGGAATGGCAATAGACAGTACCAAGGCAACACTTGCTGTGAAACGGCGATTAGCATGTGAAATGATGAGCTATTGGCACCAG GCCCATGGCAACATAGGGATGCTTTGTTTCGACAACGGTTGGGGTAAAAAGCACCAACTGTTTGTTAAGTGGAAATATGCTGAAGCAAAG GCTGCTGCATACTACTACCATGGACTGATACTCGATGAAGGCAACACAGAGAAATCACATGGAATGGCTGCAGCTGCTTTGCAAACGGCAGAAGAAGTTCTGACTGAAAGCAAGAAGTCCTGTGAAGACTTCCATGTTATGCCTCCCACATCAAG GAATCCACCCCTTTGGGGATCTATGAAATATCTGTCTGAGAAGATTCCCAAGGATGCATCTAACAAGATAAGGATCAACAGGGATCTTTATAGCGAAGAAAG GAATCTGAAGTCAGCACCTTCGCTGCCGGATTTTGCTTTAGCACTAGTGCCCGACGACTACCAACTCCCTCCATTGGATCCCTTGTGGAGCCAAGAAGATTACCACGACCGGAAACTTGTAAAGGAAAAGCATGAAGATTGA
- the LOC122042451 gene encoding uncharacterized protein LOC122042451 isoform X4, giving the protein MPCALCSSFWNSLRIRVSNMGCVLSSPRDASPLRAGSIGEVAVFVPGFRIPKTVDLTQQLGDFLSKSLLDRFSALRTRIVSMASIEAKQFAKPMRRRTTTRHGSALSELLRAVEDYLPILLGLVNDGSQLTDKVKFIWINLEDEAEETAITNAWYEVLSVLHLMAMLSLFQANLLLLPKMSHEGYQLKIPEERRKTSIDILLKAAGYLDSAIRHALPQIPPEYRKELPVDLEERVLRALCLQALGQCVDIQLGMAIDSTKATLAVKRRLACEMMSYWHQAHGNIGMLCFDNGWGKKHQLFVKWKYAEAKAAAYYYHGLILDEGNTEKSHGMAAAALQTAEEVLTESKKSCEDFHVMPPTSRNPPLWGSMKYLSEKIPKDASNKIRINRDLYSEERNLKSAPSLPDFALALVPDDYQLPPLDPLWSQEDYHDRKLVKEKHED; this is encoded by the exons ATGCCATGTGCTCTGTGTTCATCTTTCTGGAATTCTTTGAG aattagGGTTTCCAATATGGGTTGTGTTCTATCTAGTCCTAGAGATGCTAGTCCATTAAGAGCCGGGAGTATTGGGGAGGTAGCTGTTTTTGTACCTGGATTCCGTATCCCCAAAACTGTGGATTTAACTCAGCAATTAGGTGACTTTTTGTCGAAAAGTCTTCTGGATCGCTTCTCAGCCCTAAGAACTAGAATTGTCTCCATGGCTTCTATCGAGGCTAAGCAATTCGCAAAGCCAATGCGAAGAAGAACCACTACAAGACATG GTTCTGCTTTAAGCGAACTTCTGCGTGCGGTTGAAGATTACTTGCCTATTCTTTTAGGCCTAGTGAATGATG GTAGCCAATTGACAGATAAGGTAAAGTTTATATGGATTAACCTTGAGGATGAAGCAGAG GAAACTGCCATTACAAATGCTTGGTATGAGGTGTTGTCTGTGCTACACTTGATGGCTATGTTGTCGTTGTTTCAAGCCAATTTGTTACTTCTTCCTAAGATGTCACATGAGGGCTACCAACTCAAGATACCTGAAG AGCGCAGAAAGACCTCAATAGATATTTTGTTGAAAGCAGCAGGGTATTTGGACAGTGCTATTAGACATGCTCTTCCTCAAATACCTCCTGAATACAG GAAGGAACTTCCAGTAGATCTAGAAGAACGAGTTCTTCGAGCTCTATGTTTACAGGCTTTGGGCCAG TGTGTTGATATTCAACTCGGAATGGCAATAGACAGTACCAAGGCAACACTTGCTGTGAAACGGCGATTAGCATGTGAAATGATGAGCTATTGGCACCAG GCCCATGGCAACATAGGGATGCTTTGTTTCGACAACGGTTGGGGTAAAAAGCACCAACTGTTTGTTAAGTGGAAATATGCTGAAGCAAAG GCTGCTGCATACTACTACCATGGACTGATACTCGATGAAGGCAACACAGAGAAATCACATGGAATGGCTGCAGCTGCTTTGCAAACGGCAGAAGAAGTTCTGACTGAAAGCAAGAAGTCCTGTGAAGACTTCCATGTTATGCCTCCCACATCAAG GAATCCACCCCTTTGGGGATCTATGAAATATCTGTCTGAGAAGATTCCCAAGGATGCATCTAACAAGATAAGGATCAACAGGGATCTTTATAGCGAAGAAAG GAATCTGAAGTCAGCACCTTCGCTGCCGGATTTTGCTTTAGCACTAGTGCCCGACGACTACCAACTCCCTCCATTGGATCCCTTGTGGAGCCAAGAAGATTACCACGACCGGAAACTTGTAAAGGAAAAGCATGAAGATTGA
- the LOC122044042 gene encoding uncharacterized protein LOC122044042 — MAYSDPSSSDHEGTSDYRRPLQKANVATISVNLSSVLILNGTNFKDWKENILIVLGCMDLDLALRTEQLTAPIDTSFSEQRAKNEKWDRSNRISLMIIKRGIPKAFRSAVSNSVTKTKEYLDEIEKRFSKSDKAETSTILKSLISIKYKGKGNVRKYIMEMSNLASKLKALNLELLDVMLVYLMLISLPNQFNQFQINYNCQREK, encoded by the exons ATGGCATATAGTGACCCTTCCAGTAGCGATCACGAGGGGACGAGTGATTATCGAAGACCACTGCAGAAGG CAAATGTTGCTACTATTTCTGTTAACTTAAGTTCAGTGTTGATCCTTAATGGTACAAATTTTAAGGATTGGAAGGAGAACATTCTTATTGTTCTTGGTTGCATGGATTTAGATCTTGCGCTTAGGACAGAGCAACTCACTGCTCCTATAGATACTAGTTTCTCTGAACAGAGAGCTAAAAATGAGAAGTGGGATCGCTCTAACCGCATAAGTCTTATGATCATCAAGCGTGGCATACCTAAGGCTTTTAGAAGCGCGGTGTCTAATAGTGTCACCAAAACTAAGGAATATCTCGATGAAATTGAAAAGCGCTTTTCCAAAAGCGATAAGGCAGAAACAAGCACAATTCTAAAGAGCTTGATTTCCATAaaatataaaggaaaaggaaatgttCGAAAATATATCATGGAAATGTCCAACCTTGCATCAAAGTTGAAAGCACTTAATCTTGAATTGTTAGATGTCATGCTTGTGTATTTAATGCTTATATCTCTTCCGAACCAGTTCAACCAGTTTCAGATCAATTATAACTGTCAAAGGGAGAAATAG
- the LOC122042451 gene encoding uncharacterized protein LOC122042451 isoform X2: MLSSSLAFLIRVSNMGCVLSSPRDASPLRAGSIGEVAVFVPGFRIPKTVDLTQQLGDFLSKSLLDRFSALRTRIVSMASIEAKQFAKPMRRRTTTRHGSALSELLRAVEDYLPILLGLVNDGSQLTDKVKFIWINLEDEAEVSIGIICLPILMKITNSHDFLPLHKLSLLNARKETAITNAWYEVLSVLHLMAMLSLFQANLLLLPKMSHEGYQLKIPEERRKTSIDILLKAAGYLDSAIRHALPQIPPEYRKELPVDLEERVLRALCLQALGQCVDIQLGMAIDSTKATLAVKRRLACEMMSYWHQAHGNIGMLCFDNGWGKKHQLFVKWKYAEAKAAAYYYHGLILDEGNTEKSHGMAAAALQTAEEVLTESKKSCEDFHVMPPTSRNPPLWGSMKYLSEKIPKDASNKIRINRDLYSEERNLKSAPSLPDFALALVPDDYQLPPLDPLWSQEDYHDRKLVKEKHED, translated from the exons ATGCTTTCTTCATCGCTGGCATTTCT aattagGGTTTCCAATATGGGTTGTGTTCTATCTAGTCCTAGAGATGCTAGTCCATTAAGAGCCGGGAGTATTGGGGAGGTAGCTGTTTTTGTACCTGGATTCCGTATCCCCAAAACTGTGGATTTAACTCAGCAATTAGGTGACTTTTTGTCGAAAAGTCTTCTGGATCGCTTCTCAGCCCTAAGAACTAGAATTGTCTCCATGGCTTCTATCGAGGCTAAGCAATTCGCAAAGCCAATGCGAAGAAGAACCACTACAAGACATG GTTCTGCTTTAAGCGAACTTCTGCGTGCGGTTGAAGATTACTTGCCTATTCTTTTAGGCCTAGTGAATGATG GTAGCCAATTGACAGATAAGGTAAAGTTTATATGGATTAACCTTGAGGATGAAGCAGAGGTTAGTATCGGAATCATTTGTCTTCCTATTCTCATGAAAATAACAAACTCGCATGATTTTTTGCCTTTACACAAGTTGAGTCTCTTGAATGCAAGGAAGGAAACTGCCATTACAAATGCTTGGTATGAGGTGTTGTCTGTGCTACACTTGATGGCTATGTTGTCGTTGTTTCAAGCCAATTTGTTACTTCTTCCTAAGATGTCACATGAGGGCTACCAACTCAAGATACCTGAAG AGCGCAGAAAGACCTCAATAGATATTTTGTTGAAAGCAGCAGGGTATTTGGACAGTGCTATTAGACATGCTCTTCCTCAAATACCTCCTGAATACAG GAAGGAACTTCCAGTAGATCTAGAAGAACGAGTTCTTCGAGCTCTATGTTTACAGGCTTTGGGCCAG TGTGTTGATATTCAACTCGGAATGGCAATAGACAGTACCAAGGCAACACTTGCTGTGAAACGGCGATTAGCATGTGAAATGATGAGCTATTGGCACCAG GCCCATGGCAACATAGGGATGCTTTGTTTCGACAACGGTTGGGGTAAAAAGCACCAACTGTTTGTTAAGTGGAAATATGCTGAAGCAAAG GCTGCTGCATACTACTACCATGGACTGATACTCGATGAAGGCAACACAGAGAAATCACATGGAATGGCTGCAGCTGCTTTGCAAACGGCAGAAGAAGTTCTGACTGAAAGCAAGAAGTCCTGTGAAGACTTCCATGTTATGCCTCCCACATCAAG GAATCCACCCCTTTGGGGATCTATGAAATATCTGTCTGAGAAGATTCCCAAGGATGCATCTAACAAGATAAGGATCAACAGGGATCTTTATAGCGAAGAAAG GAATCTGAAGTCAGCACCTTCGCTGCCGGATTTTGCTTTAGCACTAGTGCCCGACGACTACCAACTCCCTCCATTGGATCCCTTGTGGAGCCAAGAAGATTACCACGACCGGAAACTTGTAAAGGAAAAGCATGAAGATTGA